In one Nicotiana tomentosiformis chromosome 6, ASM39032v3, whole genome shotgun sequence genomic region, the following are encoded:
- the LOC104120807 gene encoding uncharacterized protein, which translates to MSDIAKVDKKTFDYLMEEPPERWARSCYPRRRYDMLTTNIVESMNSVLLEARELPILRMMDFIQVKLQRWFYERRNEAEGTFYDVSCWVEEELKKKIDLAFTLNVFPVDSWRSRVEEEGNTFLVDLNKRICDCFQF; encoded by the exons ATGTCAGATATAGCAAAAGTTGATAAGAAGACTTTTGACTACTTGATGGAAGAACCACCGGAAAGGTGGGCGCGTTCTTGTTATCCACGACGAAGATATGACATGCTCACAACAAACATAGTTGAGTCAATGAATTCTGTGCTATTAGAAGCAAGGGAGCTGCCTATATTGAGAATGATGGATTTCATCCAAGTGAAGCTACAACGTTGGTTttatgaaagaagaaatgaagcGGAAGGAACTTTTTATGATGTTTCATGTTGGGTAGaagaggaattgaagaaaaagataGATTTAGCTTTTACTTTAAAT GTCTTCCCTGTTGATTCATGGCGTTCTAGAGTTGAGGAAGAAGGAAATACTTTCTTGGTGGACTTAAACAAAAGAATATGTGATTGTTTTCAGTTTTAA
- the LOC104120806 gene encoding large ribosomal subunit protein mL102 (rPPR5) produces the protein MASLCRFKPKKLSSISPRSTSFFYCSESLNNPDPSTRIPTTHNAKTPEKVEDLICRMMSTRVWTTRLQNSIRNLVPSFDHELVYNVLHNAKNSEHALQFFRWVERSGLFRHDRETHFKIIQILGRSEKLNHARCILLDMPNKGVDWDEDLWVLMIDSYGKAGIVQESVKLFQKMEELGVERTVKSYNALFNVITRRGRYMMAKRYFNKMVSEGIEPTRHTYNLLIWGFFLSSKLDTAIRFFEAMKSREIIPDVVTYNTMINGYNRAKKIEEAEKYFVEMKARNIAPNVISYTTLIKGYSLVGRVDDALRLFEEMKSFGIKPNAITYSTLLPSLCEGRKMSEARMILKEMEEKYIAPKDNSVFIRLISGQCEAGDLDAATDVLKAMIRLSVPTEAGHYGILIENFCKAGVYDRAVKLLDKLIEKEIILSSLPMEPSAYNLIIDYLCNNGQTSKAETLFRQLMKIGIQDPVAFNNLVCGHSREGAPDSAFELLKIMGRRKVLSDGIAHKALVESYLKKGEPADAKTALDNMLEQGHEPDSLLYRSVMESLMGDGRVQTASRVMKIMLDKGVKQHMDLISTMLEALLMRGHVEEALGRIELLLHSGLSPDIDALLSALCDKGKTAAALKLLDFGLERDCTIDFSSYDKVLDSLVAAGKTLNAYSMLCKMMEKGGVKDHKSCEELIKSLNQEGNTKQADILKRMIIGKDTTLDSKKAKKKTAIAT, from the coding sequence ATGGCTTCTCTGTGTCGTTTCAAACCCAAAAAACTCTCCTCTATTTCACCAAGATCAACATCCTTCTTCTACTGCTCCGAATCCCTCAACAACCCGGACCCAAGCACCCGAATTCCGACAACTCACAATGCTAAAACCCCAGAAAAAGTAGAAGATCTCATTTGCAGAATGATGTCTACTCGCGTGTGGACTACACGCCTTCAGAACTCCATTAGGAATCTTGTTCCTTCATTTGACCATGAACTTGTTTACAATGTGTTACACAATGCAAAAAACTCTGAACACGCGTTACAGTTCTTTAGATGGGTCGAAAGATCCGGTCTTTTTAGGCATGACAGAGAAACCCATTTCAAGATTATTCAAATTCTTGGTAGATCTGAGAAGCTTAATCATGCTAGGTGTATACTTCTTGATATGCCTAATAAAGGTGTTGATTGGGATGAGGATTTATGGGTTTTGATGATTGATAGTTATGGTAAAGCTGGGATTGTTCAAGAGAGTGTCAAGTTGTTTCAGAAAATGGAAGAGTTAGGTGTTGAAAGGACCGTTAAATCGTATAATGCTTTGTTTAATGTGATAACGCGTCGAGGGCGATATATGATGGCCAAGAGGTATTTCAATAAGATGGTTAGTGAGGGTATTGAGCCGACTAGACATACGTATAATCTGCTGATTTGGGGTTTCTTTTTATCGTCTAAGTTGGATACTGCGATTAGGTTCTTTGAGGCTATGAAGAGTAGGGAGATTATTCCTGATGTAGTGACTTATAATACTATGATTAATGGCTATAACCGGGCTAAGAAAATTGAAGAGGCCGAGAAGTACTTTGTGGAAATGAAGGCGAGGAATATAGCACCGAATGTGATCAGTTATACCACCCTGATAAAAGGATATAGTTTGGTTGGGCGAGTAGATGATGCATTGAGATTGTTTGAAGAGATGAAGAGTTTTGGTATTAAACCGAATGCCATTACGTACTCAACACTGTTGCCTAGTCTATGTGAGGGACGGAAAATGTCTGAAGCTAGGATGATTTTGAAGGAGATGGAAGAGAAGTATATTGCACCAAAGGATAACTCTGTATTCATAAGATTAATCTCTGGACAGTGTGAGGCAGGTGATTTAGATGCTGCAACTGATGTTCTGAAAGCTATGATCAGGTTGAGTGTTCCCACCGAGGCTGGGCATTATGGTATCTTAATTGAGAATTTCTGCAAGGCTGGTGTCTACGATCGAGCTGTCAAATTGTTGGATAAGCTTATTGAGAAAGAAATCATCTTGAGTAGTTTGCCTATGGAACCAAGTGCATATAATCTGATTATTGATTACCTATGCAATAATGGCCAGACAAGTAAGGCTGAAACTCTATTTAGACAGTTGATGAAAATTGGGATTCAAGATCCTGTTGCCTTTAACAATCTTGTGTGTGGGCACTCAAGAGAAGGGGCTCCTGATTCGGCCTTTGAACTTTTGAAGATCATGGGCAGGAGAAAGGTTCTTTCTGATGGTATTGCTCACAAGGCACTTGTTGAGAGCTATCTGAAGAAAGGGGAGCCTGCTGATGCTAAAACTGCTTTGGACAATATGCTTGAACAGGGACATGAACCCGACTCATTGTTGTATAGATCAGTGATGGAGAGCCTGATGGGAGATGGAAGGGTTCAAACAGCAAGTCGAGTGATGAAGATTATGTTGGATAAGGGAGTGAAACAACACATGGATTTAATTTCTACTATGTTGGAAGCCCTCCTAATGAGGGGCCATGTTGAGGAGGCCCTTGGAAGAATTGAATTGTTGTTACACAGTGGTCTCTCACCTGATATTGACGCTCTCTTGTCCGCTTTATGTGACAAAGGAAAAACAGCTGCTGCTCTAAAGCTGTTAGATTTTGGTTTAGAGAGAGATTGTACCATAGACTTTTCAAGCTATGATAAGGTGCTGGATTCTCTTGTAGCTGCTGGGAAGACACTTAATGCTTATTCTATGTTGTGCAAGATGATGGAAAAAGGAGGAGTTAAAGATCACAAGAGTTGTGAGGAGTTGATTAAGAGCCTCAATCAAGAGGGAAACACAAAGCAAGCAGATATTCTAAAAAGAATGATCATCGGAAAGGATACAACTCTTGACAGCAAGAAAGCCAAGAAAAAGACAGCCATTGCTACCTGA